Proteins from a genomic interval of Lysobacter arenosi:
- the argH gene encoding argininosuccinate lyase, with product MSDLLWQKPGVKVDARIQQFLAGEDVILDREFFLFDIEASRAHAEGLQQIGILDAEELAGLKRELEALAEDFRAGRFILDERFEDCHSAIESRLVERLGDAGKKIHTGRSRNDQILVATRLWLKDRLARVAATCRESAEVALARAEAEQGVPLPGYTHLQRAMVSSLGMWWAAWAEGFIDNAQRAVQTLHWVDANPLGSAAGYGVNLPLARDHTTTALGFGRMQVAATYAQISRGKFEMAAIEALSSALLDLRRLAWDLSLFTSAEFGFVALPSQYTTGSSIMPNKRNPDVIELMRASYSAAAAARTEIEQLLSLPSGYHRDLQFSKGAIFHAFGRGLGALELLPDLLRNLEWKTDRMREALDPSMYATDLAVDLARQGLPFREAYKQAADPARWEQGDPEASLAARVSPGAGAQLRLGELRSRLDALR from the coding sequence ATGTCCGATCTGTTGTGGCAAAAACCCGGCGTCAAGGTCGACGCGCGCATCCAGCAGTTCCTCGCCGGCGAGGACGTGATCCTGGATCGCGAGTTCTTCCTGTTCGACATCGAAGCCAGCCGCGCGCACGCCGAAGGCCTGCAGCAGATCGGCATACTCGATGCCGAGGAACTGGCCGGGCTGAAGCGCGAGCTGGAAGCACTGGCCGAGGACTTCCGCGCGGGCCGCTTCATCCTCGACGAGCGTTTCGAGGACTGCCATTCGGCGATCGAGTCGCGGCTGGTCGAGCGTCTTGGCGATGCCGGCAAGAAGATCCACACCGGCCGCAGCCGCAACGACCAGATCCTGGTGGCCACGCGCCTGTGGCTGAAGGACCGCCTGGCGCGCGTGGCGGCCACCTGTCGCGAAAGCGCGGAAGTCGCGCTCGCCCGTGCCGAGGCAGAGCAGGGCGTGCCGCTGCCGGGCTACACCCACCTTCAGCGCGCCATGGTGTCCTCGCTGGGCATGTGGTGGGCGGCCTGGGCCGAGGGTTTCATCGACAACGCGCAGCGCGCCGTGCAGACCTTGCACTGGGTGGATGCCAATCCGCTCGGCAGCGCGGCAGGCTACGGCGTCAATCTGCCGCTGGCGCGTGATCACACCACCACCGCACTCGGGTTCGGCCGCATGCAGGTCGCGGCGACCTACGCGCAGATCTCGCGCGGCAAGTTCGAGATGGCCGCGATCGAGGCGCTGTCCTCCGCGCTGCTCGACCTGCGCCGCCTGGCCTGGGACCTGAGCCTGTTCACCAGTGCCGAGTTCGGTTTCGTCGCGCTGCCGTCGCAGTACACCACCGGCAGCTCGATCATGCCGAACAAGCGCAACCCCGACGTCATCGAACTGATGCGGGCGAGCTACTCGGCCGCCGCCGCCGCGCGCACCGAGATCGAACAACTGTTGTCGCTGCCGTCGGGTTACCACCGCGACCTGCAGTTTTCCAAGGGCGCGATCTTCCACGCCTTCGGCCGCGGCCTTGGCGCGCTGGAACTGTTGCCGGACCTGCTGCGTAACCTCGAATGGAAGACCGACCGCATGCGTGAGGCGCTCGATCCTTCGATGTATGCCACCGATCTCGCCGTCGACCTGGCACGCCAGGGCCTGCCGTTCCGCGAGGCCTACAAGCAGGCTGCCGATCCGGCGCGTTGGGAGCAGGGCGATCCCGAGGCGAGCCTGGCGGCGCGGGTGTCGCCCGGCGCGGGCGCGCAACTGCGGCTGGGCGAGCTGCGAAGCCGACTGGACGCACTGCGATGA
- the hisS gene encoding histidine--tRNA ligase, with the protein MIKPRTPPGVMELLPPDQIAFQRMLDTIRRNFERFGFLPVETPVMELSEVLLTKSGGETERQVYFVQSTGALGKASEGSAGEGMPELALRFDLTVPLARYVAEHEHELAFPFRRYQMQRVYRGERAQRGRFREFYQCDIDVIGKDALSVRFDAELPAVIHAVFSELDIGAFTIQLNNRKLMRGFFEAQGIADGELQALVLREVDKLDKRGEDHVRETLTGEGFDLAADAVARILEFVKVRSTSHVDALAKLDALGEGNDALREGVAELREVLELVRALGVPESAYALNFSIARGLDYYTGTVYETTLNDYPQIGSICSGGRYENLASHYTKSKLPGVGISIGLTRLFWQLREAGLLGNASGSTVQAMVALMDGQSLTDALEIARRLRAAGINTEVQMEARKIGKQFQYASRAGIRFVALAGDDEKARGVVAVKDLLREEQFEVPLEELASTLRVELEQYRALAGR; encoded by the coding sequence TTGATCAAGCCGCGCACCCCGCCCGGGGTCATGGAGCTGCTGCCCCCTGACCAGATCGCCTTCCAGCGCATGCTGGACACGATCCGCCGCAATTTCGAACGATTCGGCTTCCTGCCGGTGGAAACGCCGGTCATGGAACTGTCGGAGGTGCTGCTGACCAAGTCCGGCGGCGAGACCGAGCGGCAGGTGTACTTCGTCCAGTCGACCGGCGCGTTGGGCAAGGCGTCCGAGGGTTCGGCCGGCGAGGGCATGCCCGAGCTGGCGCTGCGCTTCGACCTGACCGTGCCGCTGGCGCGCTACGTCGCCGAGCACGAGCACGAGCTGGCGTTCCCGTTCCGCCGCTATCAGATGCAGCGCGTCTACCGCGGCGAGCGCGCCCAGCGCGGCCGTTTCCGCGAGTTCTACCAGTGCGACATCGACGTGATCGGCAAGGACGCGCTCAGCGTGCGTTTCGACGCCGAGCTGCCGGCGGTAATCCACGCCGTGTTCTCCGAGCTCGACATCGGCGCCTTCACCATCCAGCTCAACAACCGCAAGCTGATGCGCGGTTTCTTCGAGGCCCAGGGCATCGCTGACGGCGAGTTGCAGGCGCTGGTGCTGCGCGAGGTCGACAAGCTCGACAAGCGCGGCGAGGACCACGTCCGCGAGACACTGACCGGTGAAGGCTTCGACCTGGCCGCCGATGCGGTCGCGCGCATCCTCGAGTTCGTCAAGGTGCGCTCGACCTCGCACGTCGACGCGCTGGCCAAGCTCGATGCGCTGGGCGAGGGCAACGATGCGCTGCGTGAGGGCGTCGCCGAACTGCGCGAGGTGCTTGAACTCGTGCGCGCCCTGGGCGTGCCGGAAAGCGCCTACGCGCTGAACTTCTCGATTGCGCGCGGCCTGGATTACTACACCGGCACGGTCTACGAGACCACGCTGAACGACTACCCGCAGATCGGTTCGATCTGCTCGGGCGGCCGCTACGAGAACCTGGCCAGCCACTACACCAAGTCGAAGCTGCCCGGCGTGGGCATCTCGATCGGCCTGACCCGCCTGTTCTGGCAGCTGCGCGAGGCCGGCCTGCTCGGCAACGCTTCGGGCAGCACCGTGCAGGCGATGGTCGCGCTGATGGACGGCCAGTCGCTGACCGATGCGCTGGAGATCGCCCGTCGCCTGCGTGCGGCCGGCATCAACACCGAAGTGCAGATGGAAGCGCGCAAGATCGGCAAGCAGTTCCAGTACGCCTCGCGCGCCGGCATCCGCTTCGTCGCACTCGCCGGTGACGACGAGAAGGCGCGCGGCGTGGTCGCGGTCAAGGACCTGCTGCGCGAGGAGCAGTTCGAGGTGCCGCTGGAGGAACTGGCGAGCACGCTGCGCGTGGAACTGGAACAGTACCGCGCACTCGCCGGCCGATAG
- a CDS encoding GNAT family N-acetyltransferase: MSASADHWNVTPTLRGQHVALEPLQMAHCDSLRIALGGGELSRLWYTNVPAPEQVESYVSAALDMQAQGKAMPFVVRDAGGDIVGCTRYYDLDPSVPRVQIGYTWYAPSVQRTGLNTEAKLLLLGHAFEAMGSICVGFETSWFNLASRNAIARLGAKQDGILRSHRRHADGSVRDTVAFSIIESEWPAVKRNLVHKLQNHGASGRD, encoded by the coding sequence ATGTCAGCGTCCGCCGACCACTGGAACGTAACCCCGACCCTGCGCGGCCAGCACGTCGCGCTGGAGCCGCTGCAGATGGCGCACTGTGACAGCCTGCGCATCGCGCTTGGTGGCGGCGAGCTGTCGCGTCTTTGGTACACCAACGTGCCGGCACCGGAGCAGGTCGAGTCCTACGTTTCGGCGGCGCTGGACATGCAGGCGCAAGGCAAGGCGATGCCGTTCGTGGTACGCGACGCTGGCGGCGACATCGTCGGTTGTACGCGCTATTACGACCTCGACCCGTCGGTTCCGCGCGTGCAGATCGGTTACACCTGGTACGCCCCGAGCGTGCAGCGCACCGGTCTCAACACCGAGGCCAAGCTGCTGTTGCTCGGTCACGCCTTCGAGGCCATGGGCAGCATCTGCGTCGGCTTCGAGACCAGCTGGTTCAACCTGGCCTCGCGCAACGCCATCGCCCGGCTCGGCGCGAAGCAGGACGGCATCCTGCGCAGCCATCGGCGCCATGCCGACGGCAGCGTCCGCGATACCGTGGCCTTCTCGATCATCGAATCGGAATGGCCCGCGGTGAAGCGCAATCTAGTTCACAAGTTGCAGAACCATGGAGCATCCGGACGTGACTAA
- a CDS encoding HAL/PAL/TAL family ammonia-lyase, giving the protein MKPIRLDGRSLTRAQLVDVAYGAHVQLAPEQLPAVARAAEFLAEQVRREEPIYGVSTGFGSNADRLLGNHHLRDELPGAARSDVTLHEELQRNLIVTHAVCVGEAFAPEIVRAMLCIRINTLMRGHSGIRVETLQALTAMLNAGIVPVVPQLGSVGASGDLAPLSHLAIVLLGGGEAFFEGQRIPGGEALKRAGLAPVTLSYKEGLALNNGTAQMLACGVLALAQLEDLLDTADLAAAMTIDAFAGRLGAFAEEVHALRPHPGQVHSAAHLRDLLGGSTLADIPYHLVPKFRAWQPSSWDTPESQALRFDIGWDWVPFSQRHGREKFYLRFRPFRGGKKHQPQDSYSLRCIPQVHGAVRDAVAQAARVLEVELNALTDNPIVFPDAKAEFVEQQVISAGHFHGMPLALAMSYVKAAIPVLASISERRLNKLVDPATNDGLPGFLIGNEDSTESGHMIVQYTAAAIVNDLASRAHPASVYSIPTSANAEDHVSMGANEARHVLAMADDLGKVLALELYTAAQALDLRRDMINAARDLADRADARALAAKVQGAPAADSPDYEAFLAEVEGLRVELAEAEEFHPGRAVAAAHAAIREAIPFLDRDRAMDGEVATAVRLVKEGIVLAAARA; this is encoded by the coding sequence ATGAAACCGATCCGACTCGATGGCCGCTCGCTGACCCGCGCGCAGCTGGTGGACGTGGCCTACGGCGCGCACGTGCAGCTTGCACCGGAGCAACTGCCGGCGGTGGCGCGCGCGGCCGAGTTCCTGGCCGAACAGGTCCGCCGCGAGGAACCCATCTACGGTGTGTCGACCGGCTTCGGCAGCAACGCCGACCGCCTGCTCGGCAATCACCACCTGCGTGACGAGTTGCCTGGTGCCGCGCGCTCGGACGTCACCCTGCACGAGGAACTGCAGCGCAACCTCATCGTCACCCACGCCGTCTGCGTCGGTGAAGCATTCGCGCCGGAGATCGTCCGCGCGATGCTGTGCATCCGCATCAACACGCTGATGCGCGGCCACTCCGGCATCCGTGTCGAGACCCTGCAGGCACTGACCGCGATGCTCAACGCCGGCATCGTGCCGGTGGTGCCGCAGCTGGGTTCGGTCGGCGCCAGCGGCGACCTCGCACCGCTGTCGCACCTGGCCATCGTGCTGCTCGGCGGTGGCGAAGCCTTCTTCGAGGGTCAGCGCATCCCGGGCGGCGAAGCGCTCAAGCGCGCCGGCCTGGCGCCGGTGACGCTGTCGTACAAGGAAGGCCTGGCGCTGAACAACGGCACCGCGCAGATGCTCGCCTGCGGCGTGCTCGCGCTGGCGCAGCTGGAAGACCTGCTCGACACCGCCGACCTCGCCGCAGCGATGACCATCGATGCCTTCGCCGGTCGCCTGGGCGCGTTCGCCGAGGAAGTGCACGCGCTGCGTCCGCACCCGGGCCAGGTGCACAGCGCCGCCCATCTGCGCGACCTGCTCGGTGGTTCGACGCTGGCCGACATCCCGTACCACCTGGTGCCGAAGTTCCGCGCCTGGCAGCCGAGCAGCTGGGACACGCCGGAATCGCAGGCGCTGCGTTTCGACATCGGCTGGGACTGGGTGCCTTTCAGCCAGCGCCACGGCCGCGAGAAGTTCTACCTGCGCTTCCGTCCGTTCCGCGGCGGCAAGAAGCACCAGCCGCAGGACAGCTATTCCCTGCGCTGCATCCCGCAGGTGCACGGCGCCGTGCGCGATGCCGTCGCCCAGGCCGCGCGCGTGCTCGAGGTCGAGCTCAACGCGCTGACCGACAACCCGATCGTGTTCCCTGACGCCAAGGCCGAGTTCGTCGAGCAGCAGGTCATTTCGGCCGGCCATTTCCACGGCATGCCGCTGGCGCTGGCGATGAGTTACGTCAAGGCCGCCATTCCGGTGCTGGCGAGCATTTCCGAGCGCCGCCTCAACAAGCTGGTCGACCCGGCCACCAACGACGGCCTGCCGGGCTTCCTGATCGGCAACGAGGACTCGACCGAGTCCGGCCACATGATCGTGCAGTACACCGCCGCGGCCATCGTCAACGACCTGGCCAGCCGCGCGCATCCGGCGTCGGTCTACTCGATCCCGACCAGCGCCAACGCCGAAGACCACGTCTCGATGGGCGCCAACGAGGCGCGCCACGTGCTGGCCATGGCCGACGACCTGGGCAAGGTGCTGGCGCTGGAGCTCTACACCGCCGCGCAGGCGCTGGACCTGCGCCGCGACATGATCAACGCCGCGCGCGACCTGGCCGATCGCGCCGATGCGCGAGCACTGGCGGCGAAGGTGCAGGGTGCACCGGCGGCCGACAGCCCCGACTACGAAGCCTTCCTGGCCGAAGTCGAAGGCTTGCGCGTCGAACTCGCCGAGGCCGAAGAATTCCACCCCGGACGTGCGGTCGCTGCGGCGCACGCGGCGATCCGCGAGGCGATTCCGTTCCTGGATCGTGACCGCGCGATGGACGGCGAAGTGGCCACCGCGGTGCGGCTGGTGAAGGAAGGCATTGTCCTGGCGGCTGCGCGCGCCTGA
- a CDS encoding D-hexose-6-phosphate mutarotase, with amino-acid sequence MWNTLRRLTPALPAFFVCDAWDRSIRACCERARRAAMMSGRFCLDGSMDLSCTPFQRDGSVCLRLNAADGAIAEISLHGAHVLSWQPAPGRERLYLSPRASFAEGAAIRGGIPVIFPQFGGRGSMVKHGFARLLAWRYVGIESDTGTPAAVLELVDSEDTRRLWPAHFRARLYVALTPAALTVRLAIRNQGEAPFSFTAALHTYLRVDDLDATTVQGLEAAGFEDSRDGQTSAAEGEPVRFQSEVDRLYPDCADALLLAQGDEVMRISAEGFRDTVVWNPGAELAARMADLGAGEHRHFVCVESGTVAVPVTLAPGEEWSGAQRLQS; translated from the coding sequence ATGTGGAATACGCTGAGAAGACTAACGCCGGCCCTGCCGGCGTTTTTCGTTTGCGACGCCTGGGACCGTTCGATTCGCGCATGTTGCGAACGGGCGCGCCGCGCCGCGATGATGTCGGGTCGCTTTTGCCTTGATGGCTCGATGGATCTCTCCTGCACACCTTTCCAGCGCGATGGCAGCGTCTGCCTGCGCCTGAACGCCGCTGACGGCGCGATCGCCGAGATCAGCCTGCATGGCGCCCATGTGCTGTCCTGGCAGCCCGCACCGGGCCGCGAGCGTCTCTACCTGAGTCCGCGCGCCAGTTTTGCCGAGGGCGCGGCCATCCGTGGCGGCATTCCGGTGATCTTTCCGCAGTTCGGCGGGCGTGGGTCGATGGTCAAGCATGGCTTCGCGCGACTGCTTGCTTGGCGCTACGTGGGGATCGAGTCCGACACCGGGACGCCGGCGGCCGTGCTGGAACTCGTCGATAGCGAGGACACCCGTCGCCTATGGCCGGCGCATTTCCGCGCGCGGCTGTACGTGGCGCTGACCCCTGCGGCGCTGACGGTGCGGCTCGCGATCCGCAACCAGGGCGAGGCGCCCTTCAGCTTCACCGCGGCACTGCATACGTACCTGCGCGTGGACGACCTGGACGCAACGACGGTGCAAGGCCTGGAAGCGGCCGGGTTCGAGGATTCGCGCGATGGGCAGACCAGCGCGGCCGAAGGCGAACCGGTGCGCTTCCAGTCCGAGGTCGACCGGCTCTATCCCGATTGCGCCGACGCCCTGCTGCTTGCGCAGGGCGACGAAGTGATGCGCATCAGTGCCGAAGGCTTCCGCGACACCGTCGTGTGGAATCCCGGCGCCGAACTGGCTGCAAGGATGGCCGATCTTGGCGCCGGTGAGCACCGGCACTTCGTCTGCGTCGAATCGGGCACGGTCGCTGTGCCGGTGACGCTGGCGCCTGGCGAGGAGTGGAGCGGAGCGCAGCGCCTGCAGTCCTAG
- the proB gene encoding glutamate 5-kinase, which translates to MSTPGSTADNSVRDFQAQPLPRWQRAVLKVGSSLLAGFSDEPDGLDPRYAAGLARFIAQARAQQREVVLVSSGAVAAGRGRIDTGGDSLVLRQALASLGQASLMGFWQQLSDRPVAQVLLTHDDLRNRRRYLNARATLRELLKLGALPIINENDAVAVDELKLGDNDNLAAAVASLVDADLLLIATDIGGLYSAHPQRDPTARAIDRIERITPELLLAASGGAGKLGTGGMRTKLEAAAKATAAGIPTALFCGRNDAVVRALGEGQLHGTLVLAQGDRLRARKQWLRHAPSSGRLLVDAGAVAALHRQGASLLPGGVAGVEGDFRRGDVIEIVATTAGAEPFARGLAQYSATEIGRIARRHSNDIEAVLGFRYGESVIHRDDLVLLVAAHDDETPEVKA; encoded by the coding sequence ATGAGCACGCCTGGAAGTACCGCCGACAACTCAGTCCGGGACTTCCAGGCACAACCGCTGCCACGCTGGCAGCGCGCCGTACTCAAGGTTGGCAGCAGCCTGCTGGCGGGCTTCTCCGACGAACCCGACGGACTCGACCCTCGCTACGCCGCAGGCCTGGCACGCTTCATCGCGCAGGCCCGCGCGCAGCAGCGCGAGGTGGTGCTGGTGTCGTCCGGCGCGGTCGCTGCCGGGCGCGGACGTATCGACACCGGCGGCGATAGCCTGGTGTTGCGGCAGGCCCTGGCCTCGCTCGGCCAGGCATCGCTGATGGGTTTCTGGCAGCAGTTGTCGGACCGGCCCGTCGCCCAGGTCCTTCTGACCCACGACGACCTGCGCAACCGCCGCCGTTACCTCAACGCCCGCGCCACGCTGCGCGAGCTGTTGAAACTGGGCGCGCTGCCGATCATCAACGAGAACGATGCCGTCGCCGTCGACGAACTCAAGCTCGGCGACAACGACAACCTTGCCGCGGCCGTGGCCTCGCTGGTCGATGCCGACCTGTTGCTGATCGCCACCGACATCGGCGGACTCTACAGCGCCCATCCGCAGCGCGATCCCACTGCGCGCGCAATCGACCGCATCGAACGGATCACGCCCGAACTGCTGCTGGCCGCCAGCGGCGGCGCCGGCAAACTCGGTACCGGCGGCATGCGCACCAAGCTGGAAGCCGCCGCGAAGGCGACCGCTGCCGGCATTCCCACGGCGCTGTTCTGCGGTCGCAACGATGCCGTAGTGCGCGCGCTCGGCGAGGGACAGCTGCACGGCACGCTGGTGCTCGCACAGGGCGACCGCCTGCGCGCTCGCAAGCAATGGCTGCGGCATGCGCCTTCGTCCGGGCGGCTGCTGGTCGACGCCGGCGCGGTTGCGGCGCTGCATCGCCAGGGCGCCTCGCTGCTGCCCGGTGGCGTGGCCGGAGTCGAAGGCGACTTCCGCCGCGGCGACGTGATCGAGATCGTGGCCACCACGGCCGGCGCCGAACCGTTCGCGCGCGGCCTGGCGCAGTACAGCGCAACGGAAATTGGCCGGATCGCACGCAGGCACAGCAACGACATCGAAGCCGTGCTCGGCTTCCGCTATGGCGAATCGGTGATTCATCGCGACGATCTGGTGCTGTTGGTCGCCGCTCATGACGACGAGACCCCCGAGGTGAAGGCATGA
- the argC gene encoding N-acetyl-gamma-glutamyl-phosphate reductase codes for MEHPDVTKSVGIVGARGYVGAELIRLIAAHPDFELAFVSSRELVGQRVADHIAEYQGELRYTSPSHEELPALGADAVVLALPNGKAEACVAAFDTAGTDPVIVDLSADYRFDDGWYYGLPELTRAKYSGQRRISNPGCYATAMQLAVAPMVDALAGPVQCFGVSGYSGAGTSPSDKNDPEKLRDNLMPYALTNHVHEREVSRQLGHEVQFLPHVAPHFRGLTITANLPLSKAFAREEVVSRYVDRYAGEPLVEVGDEAPWVSAIAGRHHVELGGFTLTPDGRRLVVVATEDNLLKGAATQALQNLNLAFGLDEMAGIPR; via the coding sequence ATGGAGCATCCGGACGTGACTAAGTCCGTTGGCATCGTCGGCGCGCGCGGTTACGTCGGCGCCGAACTCATCCGCCTGATCGCCGCGCACCCGGACTTCGAACTGGCGTTCGTGTCCTCGCGCGAGCTGGTCGGGCAGCGCGTCGCAGACCACATCGCCGAGTACCAGGGCGAGCTTCGCTACACCTCGCCCTCGCATGAGGAACTGCCGGCGCTGGGCGCCGACGCGGTGGTGCTGGCGCTGCCCAACGGCAAGGCCGAGGCCTGCGTCGCCGCCTTCGATACAGCGGGCACCGACCCGGTCATCGTCGATCTCTCGGCCGATTACCGTTTCGACGACGGCTGGTACTACGGCCTGCCGGAGCTGACCCGCGCGAAGTACAGCGGCCAGCGTCGTATCAGCAATCCCGGTTGCTACGCCACGGCGATGCAGCTGGCGGTCGCGCCGATGGTCGACGCGCTGGCTGGTCCGGTGCAGTGCTTCGGCGTTTCGGGCTACTCCGGGGCCGGTACGTCGCCTTCGGACAAGAACGATCCCGAGAAGCTGCGCGACAACCTGATGCCTTACGCGCTGACCAACCATGTGCACGAGCGCGAAGTCAGCCGCCAGCTCGGCCATGAGGTGCAGTTCCTGCCGCACGTTGCGCCGCATTTCCGCGGCCTGACCATCACCGCCAACCTGCCGCTGTCCAAGGCGTTCGCGCGCGAGGAGGTGGTGTCGCGGTATGTTGACCGCTATGCCGGCGAGCCACTGGTCGAAGTCGGTGACGAGGCCCCCTGGGTCAGTGCCATCGCAGGGCGCCATCACGTCGAACTCGGCGGTTTCACCCTGACGCCCGATGGCAGGCGCCTGGTGGTGGTCGCCACCGAGGACAACCTGCTCAAGGGCGCGGCGACGCAGGCGCTGCAGAATCTCAACCTGGCGTTCGGCCTGGACGAGATGGCCGGTATTCCGCGCTGA
- a CDS encoding acetylglutamate kinase encodes MNDTRDIQTRQTIVRLLSSMASAKEISQYLKRFSQLDAKRFAVVKVGGAVLRDDLEALTSSLAFLQDVGLTPIVIHGAGPQLDDEMAAAGITKQTVNGLRVTSPEALAIVRRVFQSQNLKLVEALQAFDARATSIVSGVFESEYLDRDTYGLVGEVKRVNLAPIEASLRAGSIPVIASLGETAGGQILNVNADFAANELVQKLQPYKIVFLTGTGGLLDDGGKVIDSINLSTEYEHLMSQPWINGGMRVKIEQIKDLLDKLPLTSSVSITKPAELAKELFTHKGSGTLVRRGERVLQVSRWDELDLERLRGLIESAFGRRLMPDYFERTTLHRAYVSENYRAAVILTQEDAGIYLDKFAVLDEAQGEGLGRAVWHVMREQNPRLFWRSRHGNPVNPFYYAESDGCIKQEKWKVFWYGMDGFAEIERCVEHCSGRTATLKD; translated from the coding sequence ATGAACGATACTCGTGACATCCAGACCCGCCAGACCATCGTGCGCCTGCTCTCGAGCATGGCCAGCGCGAAGGAGATCTCGCAGTACCTCAAGCGCTTCTCCCAGCTCGACGCCAAGCGCTTTGCCGTGGTCAAGGTCGGCGGCGCCGTGCTGCGCGACGACCTGGAAGCGCTGACGTCCTCGCTGGCCTTCCTGCAGGACGTTGGCCTGACCCCGATCGTGATCCACGGCGCCGGCCCGCAACTCGACGACGAGATGGCCGCCGCCGGCATCACCAAGCAGACCGTCAACGGCCTGCGCGTGACCTCGCCCGAAGCCCTGGCGATCGTGCGCCGCGTGTTCCAGTCGCAGAACCTCAAGCTGGTCGAGGCGCTGCAGGCATTCGACGCGCGGGCGACGTCGATTGTTTCGGGCGTGTTCGAGTCCGAGTACCTGGACCGCGACACCTACGGCCTCGTCGGCGAGGTCAAGCGCGTCAACCTGGCCCCCATCGAGGCCAGCCTGCGCGCCGGCTCGATCCCGGTGATCGCCAGCCTCGGCGAGACCGCCGGCGGCCAGATCCTCAACGTCAACGCCGACTTCGCCGCCAACGAGCTGGTGCAGAAGCTGCAGCCGTACAAGATCGTGTTCCTGACCGGCACCGGCGGACTGCTCGACGATGGCGGCAAGGTCATCGACTCGATCAACCTGTCGACCGAGTACGAGCACCTGATGTCGCAGCCGTGGATCAACGGCGGCATGCGGGTCAAGATCGAACAGATCAAGGACCTGCTCGACAAGCTGCCGCTGACCTCGTCGGTCTCGATTACCAAGCCGGCCGAACTGGCCAAGGAACTGTTCACCCACAAGGGTTCGGGCACGCTGGTGCGCCGTGGCGAGCGCGTTCTGCAGGTCAGCCGCTGGGACGAGCTCGACCTGGAACGCCTGCGCGGCCTGATCGAATCGGCGTTCGGCCGTCGCCTGATGCCGGACTACTTCGAACGCACCACGCTGCACCGTGCCTACGTCAGCGAGAACTACCGTGCCGCGGTGATCCTCACGCAGGAAGACGCCGGCATTTACCTCGACAAGTTCGCCGTGCTCGACGAGGCGCAGGGCGAAGGCCTCGGTCGTGCGGTATGGCATGTCATGCGCGAGCAGAATCCGCGCCTGTTCTGGCGGTCGCGCCATGGCAATCCGGTCAACCCGTTCTACTACGCCGAGTCCGACGGCTGCATCAAGCAGGAGAAGTGGAAGGTGTTCTGGTACGGCATGGACGGATTCGCCGAGATCGAACGTTGCGTCGAGCACTGCTCGGGGCGGACGGCGACGTTGAAGGACTGA
- a CDS encoding acetylornithine deacetylase, translating into MLAKTLKHLEALVSYDTRNPPRDIGTGGIFDYLRSQLTGFRIEVTDHGDGAVSMLAVRGNPKRLFNVHLDTVPSSEAWSADPHKLRVTADRAIGLGACDIKGAAAGLVTAASVTQGDAAFLFSTDEEANDARCIAAFLGSLHGFNEVIVAEPTQCEAVLAHRGISSVLLRFRGIAGHASGANAMQASALHQAIRWGGHALDYVESQAHQRFGGLTGLRFNIGRVEGGIKANMIAPSAELRFGFRPLPSMSIDGLHERFGTLVEAGAIERYEETFRGPSLPSGDVADAEQRRLEARDLADALQLPIGNAVDFWTEASLFSAAGMTALVYGPGDIAQAHTADEWVALEQLQRYTDSIIRILETT; encoded by the coding sequence ATGCTCGCAAAGACCCTCAAGCACCTCGAAGCCCTGGTGTCGTACGACACCCGCAATCCACCGCGGGACATCGGCACCGGTGGCATCTTCGATTACCTGCGTTCGCAGCTGACCGGTTTCCGCATCGAAGTCACCGACCACGGCGACGGCGCGGTGTCGATGCTGGCCGTGCGCGGCAATCCGAAGCGCCTGTTCAACGTGCACCTGGACACCGTGCCGTCGTCGGAAGCGTGGAGCGCCGACCCGCACAAGCTGCGCGTCACCGCCGACCGCGCGATCGGCCTGGGCGCCTGCGACATCAAGGGTGCCGCGGCCGGACTGGTTACCGCTGCGTCGGTGACGCAGGGCGATGCCGCGTTCCTGTTCTCCACCGATGAAGAAGCCAACGACGCGCGCTGCATCGCCGCGTTCCTGGGCAGCCTGCACGGCTTCAACGAGGTGATCGTTGCCGAGCCGACGCAATGCGAGGCGGTGCTGGCGCATCGCGGCATCAGCTCGGTGCTGCTGCGCTTCCGCGGCATTGCCGGGCACGCCTCCGGTGCCAATGCGATGCAGGCCAGCGCGTTGCACCAGGCGATCCGCTGGGGTGGACATGCGCTGGACTACGTCGAGAGCCAGGCGCACCAGCGCTTCGGCGGCCTGACCGGCTTGCGCTTCAACATCGGTCGCGTCGAAGGCGGCATCAAGGCCAACATGATCGCGCCGAGCGCGGAGCTGCGTTTCGGCTTCCGTCCGCTGCCGTCGATGTCGATCGACGGGCTGCACGAGCGCTTCGGCACGCTGGTCGAAGCCGGCGCGATCGAACGCTATGAGGAAACCTTCCGCGGTCCTTCGCTGCCGTCGGGTGACGTCGCCGATGCCGAGCAGCGTCGCCTGGAGGCACGCGACCTGGCCGACGCGCTGCAGCTGCCGATCGGCAACGCGGTCGACTTCTGGACCGAGGCCTCGCTGTTCTCCGCCGCGGGCATGACCGCACTCGTCTACGGCCCGGGCGACATCGCCCAGGCCCATACCGCCGACGAATGGGTGGCGCTGGAACAACTGCAGCGCTACACCGATTCCATCATCCGTATCCTCGAAACAACGTGA